The following coding sequences lie in one Miscanthus floridulus cultivar M001 chromosome 9, ASM1932011v1, whole genome shotgun sequence genomic window:
- the LOC136484201 gene encoding uncharacterized protein isoform X2 — MIRYESIQINIIALSYRWIPYFLSHNIYAKSDPLIRFAQATIPNHDPKMKAHGITFMYADVAVNSSCSSNMEALRT, encoded by the exons ATGATCAGATATGAATCGATTCAGATCAACATTATAGCCCTGTCTTACCGATGGATACCCTATTTTTTATCGCACAACATCTATGCAAAGTCAG ATCCATTAATCAGGTTTGCTCAAGCAACGATCCCCAATCACGATCCTAAGATGAAG GCTCATGGCATTACCTTCATGTATGCAGATGTTGCTGTCAATTCCAGTTGTTCT TCAAATATGGAAGCTTTGAGGACATAA
- the LOC136480779 gene encoding uncharacterized protein: MWTRHVDKTCQLPAWQTSSGRLTDVTASQPRAHACPPPPPRRAPRHTGPLARAATVPPASPRRPDAALPRARAPCHPATVPLAGPSPGRAARCLRALPPAAPCPRSALPQPRRPRARPRLCPRLALPPATLAPRRALPRPRPWTARPTPSLLDPVPDSARS; this comes from the exons ATGTGGACGCGCCACGTGGACAAGACATGTCAGCTGCCAGCGTGGCAGACGTCGTCTGGCCGCCTAACTGATG TCACAGCCAGCCAGCCCCGAGCCCACGCCTGCCCGCCCCCGcctccgcgccgcgcgccgcgccacaccggcccgctcgcccgcgccgccaccgTGCCGCCCGCGAGCCCGCGCCGCCCGGACGCCGCGCTGCCGCGCGCCCGCGCCCCCTGCCACCCTGCCACCGTGCCCTTGGCCGGCCCTTCCCCCGGCCGCGCCGCTCGCTGCCTTCGCGCCCTGCCAccggccgcgccgtgcccccggTCGGCCCTtccccagccgcgccgcccgcgcgCCCGGCCGCGCCTGTGCCCCCGGCTGGCCCTTCCCCCGGCGACCCTGGCGCCCCGGCGCGCCCTTCCCCGGCCGCGCCCGTGGACCGCCCGCCCGACGCCGTCCTTGCTCGACCCTGTCCCCGACTCCGCCCGATCCTAA
- the LOC136484201 gene encoding uncharacterized protein isoform X1: MDTLFFIAQHLCKVSAGGILSWSQMCFYRSLLTFVWPHRINNAEIISIHVIVLICLSPHDFSTDPLIRFAQATIPNHDPKMKAHGITFMYADVAVNSSCSSNMEALRT; encoded by the exons ATGGATACCCTATTTTTTATCGCACAACATCTATGCAAAGTCAG TGCTGGAGGGATCCTGAGTTGGTCACAGATGTGTTTCTACAGGTCTTTGCTGACCTTCGTGTGGCCGCACAGAATTAATAATGCAGAGATAATAAGCATCCACGTTATTGTCCTTATCTGTTTATCTCCTCATGATTTTTCTACAGATCCATTAATCAGGTTTGCTCAAGCAACGATCCCCAATCACGATCCTAAGATGAAG GCTCATGGCATTACCTTCATGTATGCAGATGTTGCTGTCAATTCCAGTTGTTCT TCAAATATGGAAGCTTTGAGGACATAA